TGTATCGCGTCGCGCGTGGCCGAGTCATAAGTGGTCATGTTCTCGCTCATGTACGCGTGGTGCTGGTCGGCGCGGCGAATCCAGATCCAGGTGGTGAGCGAGGCCGCGAAGCTGCCGCCCAAGGTGCGCAGGAACGTTGCCAGCCCCGCGCCGTCGGCAATCTGCTGCGGCGGCAGGTCGGACATCAGGATGCTCAGGGTCGGCATGAAGAACAGCGCCACGCCGATCCCCATGAACAGCTGCACCAGGGCGATGTGGGTGAAATCCACCTCATTGGTGAAGCCCGCGCGCATGAAACAGCTCAAGCCCATCGCCAGGAACGACAACCCCGCCAGCAGGCGCAGGTCGAACTTGTGCGCGTATTTGCCCACGAACGGCGACATCAGCACCGGCAAAATCCCGATGGGCGCCACCGCCAGCCCGGCCCAGGTGGCGGTGTAGCCCATCTGGGTTTGCAGCCACTGCGGCAGGATCAGGTTGATGCCGAAAAAGCCCGCGTAACCGAGGATCAACACAATGGTGCCGATCCGGAAGTTACGGTGCGCGAACAGCCGCAGGTTGACCACCGGGTGCTTGTCGGTCATCTCCCAGATCACGAACACCGCCAGGGCGATCACCGAAATGGCCGCACCAATGATGATGAAGTTGGACTCGAACCAATCCAGGTCATTGCCCTTGTCGAGGATGATCTGCAAGGCCCCCACACCGACGATCAGGCTCAGCAGCCCAACATAGTCCATCGGCTGGTAGCTGGTGACCACCGGGCGTTTCTTCAGCTGCGCACGCACCACCATCACCGCAAAAATCCCGATGGGCACGTTGATGAAAAAGATCCACGGCCAACTGTAGCTGTCAGTGATCCAGCCACCGAGAATCGGCCCGGCAATCGGCGCCACCACCGTGACCATCGCCAGCAACGCCAAGGCCATGCCGCGCTTGGCCGGTGGGTAGACCGCAATCAACAGCGTCTGCGTCATCGGGTACAACGGCCCGGCGACCAAGCCTTGCAGCACGCGAAAGCCGATCAGCTCGGGCATCGAGGTGGAAATCCCGCAGAGGAACGACGCCAGCACAAACAGGATGGTTGCCCATAGGAACAGCTTCACCTCGCCAAAGCGTCGGCTCAACCAGCCGGTGAGCGGCAAGGCAATCGCGTTGCTCACCGCGAACGAAGTAATGACCCAGGTGCCCTGCTCCGAACTCACCCCCAGGTTGCCAGAGATAGTCGGCAACGCCACGTTGGCGATGGTGGTGTCGAGCACCTGCATAAAGGTCGCCAGCGACAGGCCAATAGTGGCCATCAACAGGCTGGGTGGCGTGAACGAGGCGTTATTGCTCATCAGCGTTGCGCAGCCTTGGGAGCGGCGACGCTGTTGTCATGGATCAACTGGTTGATCATGGCATCGGCCTCCGCCAATTGGCGGTCATACACGTTGGTGGTGAACGAGGCTTTTTGCGGCGCCTGTTGCGCCAGCACCGGGCCGCTCTGGTCGTGCAGGTCGACGTTGACCACGGTGCTCAAGCCCACGCGCAGCGGGTGCTTGGCCAGCTCTTCGGCGTTGATATGGATGCGCACCGGTACCCGCTGCACGATCTTGATCCAGTTGCCGGTGGCGTTCTGCGCGGGCAGCAAGGCGAACGCGCTGCCGGTGCCGGCGCCGAGGCTGTCGACGGTGCCGCTGTACTTCACGTCGCTGCCGTAGATGTCCGACTCGATATCCACCGGCTGGCCGATGCGCATATCCCGCAGTTGGGTTTCCTTGAAGTTGGCATCGATCCACAGCTGGTCCAGCGGGATCACCGCCATCAGCGCGGTGCCCGGTTGGACGCGCTGGCCCAATTGCACGGTGCGCTTGGCCACATAGCCGGTGACCGGTGCGATCAAGGTGCTGCGCGCGTTAGTCAGATAGGCCTGACGCAGTTGCGCAGCGGCGGCTTGCACATCGGGATGGGACGAAATCACCGTGTCATCCACCAGGGCGTTGGTGGTTTTGAGTTGTTGCTCAAGGTTGGTCAGGGCGTTTTTGGCTGCGGTCAGGCTGTCGCGGGCGTGGGACAGTTCTTCCTGGGAAATCGCGCCGCCCTGGGCCAGGGTTTTACGGCGGTTGTAGTTGTCCTGGGCGGTTTGCACATCGGCTTTCTGCGCATTGACCTGGGCTTTCATGCCATCGACGTTGCTGTACAAACCGCGCACTTGGCGTACGGTGCGGGCCAGGTTGGCCTGGGCACTTTGCAGGCCGACGGCGGCGTCGTTGGGGTCGAAGTTGATCAGCACCTGGCCTTCGTGCACCAGGTCGCCATCGTCGGCGCCAATGCTGACCACGGTGCCGGTGACCAGCGGGGTGATTTCCACCACGTTGCCATTCACATAGGCGTCGTCGGTGCTTTCATTGAAGCGCCCGTAGAACTCATACCAGGCCCACACGCCCACCACACTCAGGATGACGATCAGCGCCAGGCCGATCAGCATCACTTTGCGTTTGCGGGGGTTGGTGTCTTTGGGTTGTTCGGTTGCGTTGTTGCTGTCGGCAGTGGCCATGACAAATACCTCAAATTATTCCGTGCGTGTAGCTGGGGTGGTCGCGGCCACGCTGTTGGCGTGGTACCCGCCACCCAGGGCCTGCATCAATTGAATCGACAGATCGATCTGCGCCGCATTCAGGGTGGCCAGCTGACGCTGAGCCTGCAGCAATTGCTGCTCGATGCTGAGCACATCCAGGTAGTTACCGATGCCTGAGCTGTAGCGTTGCACCCCGGTGTCGTATGACTGCTGGGCGATGTCGGCAGCGTGTTGCTGGGCCTCGATCTGCCGCCCGGTGTCGCGCAGTTGGGACAGGCTGTTGCCGATATCACCCAACGCTTGCACCAGGGTTTTGTTGTACTGGGCCACGGCCAGGTCGTAGTCGGCGTCGCGGGCATCGAGATCAGCACGCAGACGGCCGCCGTCAAAGATCGGCAGCGAAATCGTCGGCGCAATGTTGAAGAAGCGGCTGGCCGAACCGAACATCGCATCGCCCAGCAACGACTCGGCACCTGCGCTCGCGCTCAGGTTGAGGTTGGGGTAGAAGCGGGTCTTGCTGGCATCAATGTTCTTGCTCGCGGCCTCTACGCGCCAGCGTGCGGCGACCAGGTCCGGGCGACGGCCGAGCAGCTCGGCAGGCAACACCGCCGGCACGGCCACGGCGCTGGGTTTGAGCACCGCTGGGCGCGCCAACTCGTCACCGCGGTCCGGGCCTTTACCCAGCAACACAGCCAACGCGATCTTGGCGCTTTGCAGCTGTTTTTCCGCGTCAATCAGTTGCGACTGGGAGCTGGCTTCCAGGCTCTCGGTCTGCTGGTACTGGTATTCGCTGTCGATACCGGAACTCAGGCGGCGCTTGCTCAGGTCGAGCATCTGGCGGGTGCGCTTGAGGTCATCGACAGCCAGGTCACGCACGATATGGGCCTGGCCCAGGTCGCTGTAGGCCTTGGCCACGTTGGCCGCCAGGGTCAGGCGCGCGGCCTGCTGGTCGACTTCGGCAGCGCGGGCCTCGCCCAACGCGGCTTCCCAGGCGGCGCGCTGGCCGCCCCAGAGGTCGAAGTTGTAGTTGAAGCTGGCGCCGATGTTGCGCACCGTCGAATAGGCATCGCCCTGCCCGCGCGGGTCCTGGTCCTTGGCCAGGCGCGAACGGCTCACGCCAGCGCTGGCATCCAGGGTCGGCATGCGCGCCGCGTTGGCGGCATAGGCGGCGGCTTCGGCCTGGTGGGCGCGGGCGTCGGCCACTTGCATGTCGGGGCTGTTTTGCAGGGCTTCCTGGATCAGGCCGTCAAGCTGCGGGTCGCCCAGGCTTTTCCACCAGTCGGCGGCCGGCCAGGCGGCGCTCGACAGCGTCACGCCGCTCAGGGATTTGCCGGTGTGCAGGGTATTGGCGTCGAGGCGCTGGCCTTGGGTGTCGAGGCCGCTGTAATTGGCGCAACCGGCCAACGTCATCGCCGCCAGCACCAGACTGAATGCGCGTGTGTTCATGATCTACCTACCCGCTGGATCGTGATGGGGTCACCCGCAGCGATCAGCATTTTTTTCAGGATCCGCTCCAGGGTTTCCAGCTCGCCCGGCTCAAGCACGCCGGCCAACTGGTTGAGGGCCTTGGCGCCGATATGCGGGAGCATGTCCGCCAGGCGCTGGCCCTCGACGGTCAGCACCAACTGCACCTGGCGCCGGTCCAGCTCGGAACGCTTGCGGCTGAGCAGGTCTTTTTGCTCCAGCCGGTCGAGCATGCGCGT
This genomic stretch from Pseudomonas orientalis harbors:
- a CDS encoding DHA2 family efflux MFS transporter permease subunit translates to MSNNASFTPPSLLMATIGLSLATFMQVLDTTIANVALPTISGNLGVSSEQGTWVITSFAVSNAIALPLTGWLSRRFGEVKLFLWATILFVLASFLCGISTSMPELIGFRVLQGLVAGPLYPMTQTLLIAVYPPAKRGMALALLAMVTVVAPIAGPILGGWITDSYSWPWIFFINVPIGIFAVMVVRAQLKKRPVVTSYQPMDYVGLLSLIVGVGALQIILDKGNDLDWFESNFIIIGAAISVIALAVFVIWEMTDKHPVVNLRLFAHRNFRIGTIVLILGYAGFFGINLILPQWLQTQMGYTATWAGLAVAPIGILPVLMSPFVGKYAHKFDLRLLAGLSFLAMGLSCFMRAGFTNEVDFTHIALVQLFMGIGVALFFMPTLSILMSDLPPQQIADGAGLATFLRTLGGSFAASLTTWIWIRRADQHHAYMSENMTTYDSATRDAIQALGGAGHKAYAQLDQILTSQAYMMSTVDYFTLMGWIFAGLMLLVWLAKPPFTAKAGPAASGH
- a CDS encoding efflux RND transporter periplasmic adaptor subunit, producing the protein MATADSNNATEQPKDTNPRKRKVMLIGLALIVILSVVGVWAWYEFYGRFNESTDDAYVNGNVVEITPLVTGTVVSIGADDGDLVHEGQVLINFDPNDAAVGLQSAQANLARTVRQVRGLYSNVDGMKAQVNAQKADVQTAQDNYNRRKTLAQGGAISQEELSHARDSLTAAKNALTNLEQQLKTTNALVDDTVISSHPDVQAAAAQLRQAYLTNARSTLIAPVTGYVAKRTVQLGQRVQPGTALMAVIPLDQLWIDANFKETQLRDMRIGQPVDIESDIYGSDVKYSGTVDSLGAGTGSAFALLPAQNATGNWIKIVQRVPVRIHINAEELAKHPLRVGLSTVVNVDLHDQSGPVLAQQAPQKASFTTNVYDRQLAEADAMINQLIHDNSVAAPKAAQR
- a CDS encoding efflux transporter outer membrane subunit; translation: MNTRAFSLVLAAMTLAGCANYSGLDTQGQRLDANTLHTGKSLSGVTLSSAAWPAADWWKSLGDPQLDGLIQEALQNSPDMQVADARAHQAEAAAYAANAARMPTLDASAGVSRSRLAKDQDPRGQGDAYSTVRNIGASFNYNFDLWGGQRAAWEAALGEARAAEVDQQAARLTLAANVAKAYSDLGQAHIVRDLAVDDLKRTRQMLDLSKRRLSSGIDSEYQYQQTESLEASSQSQLIDAEKQLQSAKIALAVLLGKGPDRGDELARPAVLKPSAVAVPAVLPAELLGRRPDLVAARWRVEAASKNIDASKTRFYPNLNLSASAGAESLLGDAMFGSASRFFNIAPTISLPIFDGGRLRADLDARDADYDLAVAQYNKTLVQALGDIGNSLSQLRDTGRQIEAQQHAADIAQQSYDTGVQRYSSGIGNYLDVLSIEQQLLQAQRQLATLNAAQIDLSIQLMQALGGGYHANSVAATTPATRTE
- a CDS encoding MarR family winged helix-turn-helix transcriptional regulator: MPHFTPDNFHNCHLGLLLGRAAILKDRIIDTHMEPHGITAAQFKVLIIMAQFGVDTPAELCRNLSLDSGSMTRMLDRLEQKDLLSRKRSELDRRQVQLVLTVEGQRLADMLPHIGAKALNQLAGVLEPGELETLERILKKMLIAAGDPITIQRVGRS